A segment of the Chlorogloeopsis sp. ULAP01 genome:
TGGGGCCATAAGTTTCTGCGTAAGCGCGGCGATCCATTCTGTAAGGCATAATACATTCCTTGAAACTAACGTGTAGCCAATAAACTCTAACTCCGCGTTCCTTTGCGTTTACCTTTGCGTGCCTCTGCGTTTAAAAATAAATATACTTAGAGGTTGCCATTAATTCTGCCGTTAAAACCATAAACTTGACGACTACCAACTAAAGGAACTAACGTCACTTCTTTTTCATCCCCTGGTTCAAAACGAACTGCGGTGCCGGCGGGAATATCGAGGCGCATTCCCCGCGCTTGTTCTCGTTCAAAGTTTAAAGCGGCGTTAACTTCAAAAAAATGAAAGTGAGAACCAACTTGAATTGGGCGATCGCCTGTATTTGATACTCGCAATTTTACCGTCGGACGCCCTGCGTTGAGTTCGATTTCTCCTTGTGGTGTAATGATTTCTCCTGGGATCATACTTTTATAATGTTTACCTTAGAATTAACGAATAGGGTTATGTACAGTTACTAACTTTGTTCCATCTGGGAAAGTTGCTTCCACCTGCACTTGATCAATCATTTCTGGCACTCCTTCCATGACATCATCTCGCGTCAGGAGAGTGGTGCCATAACTCATTAACTCTGCAACTGTTCTCCCGTCTCTTGCACCTTCTAAAATGGCAGCAGAAATATAAGCAACAGCTTCGGGATAATTTAATTTCAAACCTCTTGCCTTACGTCTTTCTGCTAATAAAGCAGCAGTAAAAATAAGTAGCTTATCTTTTTCCTGAGGCGTCAGTTGCATTCTGATCTCCTTATTGGTGGCAGTTTATTTAAATCTGCCAAACTCTTGGCAGACAGCTTACACGACTTAAAAAAGATACACGAATTAGCTGCCAGACACTGATAAACCAGTTTCTCACCTCAGCAGTAGAAGAACCACGGTATCGACACAAAAATCCATGTTCTAGACGAGTCACACCGACTTCACCTTCTCCATGCCATAAATTACGTGCTTTTTCAATCATCTCCTGCGAAACAGCACCTTGAACCCAAACTAAACTGCCTACGATCGCTTGTCCATTTAATCCGTGAGGGCTGTGAAAAATTTTGTCGCTACCGGGTAACCATTGTCTATCTATCCATAAGGGTTTGCCTTGCTGCCAAATTTCGGTGTGCGATCGCCACTCTCCTTGTACAAACTTTTCTCCTCTGGCAGTGCGACCAAATCTAGTTATTTCCCAGCCTAAATAACTTGCTCCCGTAGCTAATTCTACTCGTAAATCTTGCCTATACAACGCACTATTGAACACAATTGTTTCTTGGGGTAACCACTCCAAACAAGCATTTGCATCAATTTGAATATTGATGGTTTGTCTTGCTCGTAACCCATTAGTCCGATAAATCTTACCAGCAGCAGCAGTTGTAATCAATGCTTGGGCATCAGGTTGGAGATAAAAATTACACGATAGGCGATCGCCTCCCACAATCCCACCAGCTGTATGTAAAATCACGCTATGACAAACATTTTTCCCCTCTGGATAAAACGGACGTTGTACCTTCAATGGTGCTTGATATTGACTGTGAATTAGTTGGGTTTCACCTTGAGCGCGAGCATATATTAAATTGAGCTTGCCATGCCAGTTTTGGTTAGGCTCAGTTGTTGTTTGAGAGTGACACTGTTGAATCACGAATTCTTAACTACTAGTGTTTAGTTTAATCATCAACTACTAACAACCAGAGGAGCAGACAACAGACAAGGGGACAAGGGGAGTAATGAACCTAACTACTAACTACTAACCACTGTACGGGCGGGTTTTAACAGTAATCTCTCTAAGATAACGAAATAATTATGTAAACCCGCCCCTACTAACTAACCACTAACCAATGACTAATGACTATTGACTAACCACTCATGCCAAACCCAGTTCTCTTTTAAGCAAGTTAATAGATGTGGTGCCGATGTAATTATCGCAGCGTACCAACTTGGGTGGACGAATAATATCTTCTTGGAGCATTTGTACTGCTGCTTGCACCGATGCAAAACTGGCT
Coding sequences within it:
- a CDS encoding urease subunit beta, encoding MIPGEIITPQGEIELNAGRPTVKLRVSNTGDRPIQVGSHFHFFEVNAALNFEREQARGMRLDIPAGTAVRFEPGDEKEVTLVPLVGSRQVYGFNGRINGNL
- the ureA gene encoding urease subunit gamma, giving the protein MQLTPQEKDKLLIFTAALLAERRKARGLKLNYPEAVAYISAAILEGARDGRTVAELMSYGTTLLTRDDVMEGVPEMIDQVQVEATFPDGTKLVTVHNPIR
- a CDS encoding urease accessory protein UreD — translated: MIQQCHSQTTTEPNQNWHGKLNLIYARAQGETQLIHSQYQAPLKVQRPFYPEGKNVCHSVILHTAGGIVGGDRLSCNFYLQPDAQALITTAAAGKIYRTNGLRARQTINIQIDANACLEWLPQETIVFNSALYRQDLRVELATGASYLGWEITRFGRTARGEKFVQGEWRSHTEIWQQGKPLWIDRQWLPGSDKIFHSPHGLNGQAIVGSLVWVQGAVSQEMIEKARNLWHGEGEVGVTRLEHGFLCRYRGSSTAEVRNWFISVWQLIRVSFLSRVSCLPRVWQI